The following are encoded together in the Argopecten irradians isolate NY chromosome 5, Ai_NY, whole genome shotgun sequence genome:
- the LOC138323309 gene encoding lipopolysaccharide-induced tumor necrosis factor-alpha factor homolog, with product MAQIHQATVFVQQPIHFREDPVSMTCPVCQNQIVTSTTYTAGTLAWVICGILILIGLWLGCCLIPFCLNGCKDVAHTCPNCQAQVGKYSRM from the exons CTACTGTGTTTGTACAGCAACCAATCCATTTCCGTGAGGATCCCGTCAGCATGACCTGTCCAGTATGCCAGAACCAGATAGTGACCTCCACCACATATACCGCCGGCACGCTAGCATGGGTCATTTGTGGCATCCTTATTCTTATTGG ACTTTGGCTTGGCTGCTGTCTGATTCCTTTCTGTCTAAACGGATGCAAGGATGTTGCCCACACCTGCCCCAACTGTCAAGCACAGGTTGGCAAGTACAGCAGAATGTAG